In Candidatus Methylomirabilota bacterium, the following proteins share a genomic window:
- a CDS encoding alcohol dehydrogenase — translation MKAVRFHEHGGPEVLGYEEVPDPVIAPHEVLVTVKACALNHLDLWCRKGMLGIQIPLPHISGSDIAGEVAAAGSIVTRIISGQRVIVSPGVSCGQCAHCLSGRDNACRSYEIVGGYRIDGGYAEYVKVPEVNVLPMPEGIGFEAAAAFPLTFLTAWNMLVNLARVRRGDDVLVMGAGSGVGTAAIQIAKLLGARVIAAAGSDEKLDKAKAIGADEGINYAGRDLAAEVRRLTDKRGADVIFEHVGGAIFETLIPILATGGRLVTCGATAGHLARTDIRYLFMRQLSIMGGFMGPKADLLSIIREIARGALTPIVDRVFPLEEAAAAQRAMEDRRLFGKLVLVI, via the coding sequence ATGAAGGCGGTACGATTTCACGAGCATGGTGGACCCGAGGTATTGGGGTACGAAGAGGTCCCTGATCCCGTCATCGCGCCACACGAGGTCCTCGTCACGGTCAAGGCATGCGCCCTGAATCACCTGGATCTGTGGTGTCGCAAAGGGATGCTGGGGATACAGATCCCCCTGCCCCACATCTCCGGTTCGGACATCGCCGGTGAGGTGGCGGCGGCCGGCAGCATCGTCACCCGCATCATATCCGGCCAACGGGTCATCGTCTCACCGGGCGTGAGCTGCGGCCAGTGCGCGCACTGTCTCTCCGGTCGCGATAACGCCTGCCGCTCGTATGAGATCGTAGGCGGCTATCGGATCGACGGCGGCTACGCAGAGTACGTGAAGGTTCCCGAGGTCAACGTCCTGCCGATGCCGGAGGGAATAGGCTTCGAGGCCGCAGCGGCGTTTCCGCTGACGTTTCTCACCGCCTGGAATATGCTGGTCAATCTCGCGCGTGTGAGAAGGGGTGATGACGTACTGGTGATGGGGGCGGGAAGCGGGGTAGGTACCGCCGCGATCCAGATCGCTAAGCTGTTGGGCGCTCGGGTCATCGCCGCCGCCGGCAGCGATGAGAAGCTTGACAAGGCGAAAGCGATTGGCGCCGATGAGGGGATCAATTATGCGGGCCGTGATCTGGCCGCCGAGGTGCGGCGCCTTACGGATAAACGCGGGGCGGATGTGATCTTCGAGCATGTGGGGGGCGCGATATTTGAAACGCTCATCCCGATTCTGGCCACCGGAGGCCGCTTGGTCACCTGCGGCGCGACAGCAGGCCACCTGGCCCGGACCGACATTCGGTATCTCTTCATGCGGCAGTTGTCAATCATGGGTGGCTTCATGGGCCCAAAGGCGGATCTGTTGTCGATCATCCGGGAGATCGCACGAGGAGCGCTCACGCCGATCGTGGATCGGGTCTTTCCGCTTGAGGAGGCCGCCGCAGCGCAACGCGCGATGGAGGATCGGCGATTGTTCGGTAAGCTGGTTCTGGTGATCTAG